DNA sequence from the Thermus hydrothermalis genome:
TTGCGCCGGTTGCCACGGGGTTTTGCGCAAGGGGGCAACGGGGCCTGCCCTGGAGCCTAGGCGGATGGCGGAGCGGGGCCTAGAGTACCTGAAGGCGGTGATCTTTGGGGGGCTCCCTGGGGGCATGCCCGACTGGGGGCGGCAAGGCATTCTGAGCGAGAAGGACACCGAGCTGGTGGCCCGCTTTCTCCTAGAAGAACCCCCAGCGCCCCCGATTCCGAGCTTTGAGGAGGTCAAGAAGACCTGGAAGGTCTACGTGCCCCCGGAGAAGCGTCCCAACCGCCCGCTCCATAACCGTAACTGGCAGAACTTCTTTGGCCAGGTGTTGCGGGACACGGGTCAGGTGGCCATCGTTGACGGGGACAAGAAGGAGCTCGTAACCATCGTGCCTACGGGGTTCGCCACCCACATTCTCCGCTCCTCGGCCACGGGGCGCTACTTCATGGCAATAGGCCGGGATGGCAAGGCCAGCCTGATTGACCTTTGGATGAACCCGCCCCAGGTGGTGGCGGAGGCCAAGCCCTGTGTGGACGCCCGCTCCATAGAGTCCAGCAAGTTCAAGGGCTACGAGGACAGGTATGCCGTGGTGGGATGCTACTGGCCACCCGCCATGGTCATTCTGGATGGTCTTACCCTCGAGCCCCTGAAGATGGTTTCCACCATGTCCTATGTCAAGGGGGCAGGGGAGTTTGTCCAAGAGGCTAGGGTGGCCGCCATCGTGGCCAGCCAGCACAACCCTGAGTGGATCGTCAACCTAAAGGAGTCGGGGCAAACCTGGCTGGTAAACTACGCCGAGCTCCATAAGCCGGGCCGCCCGCTACCCATCACGATGATAGACACCGAACGCTTCCTGCACGATGGTGGGTGGGCGCTAAAGCGCTACTTTATCGTGGCGGCCAATGCAGTAAACAAGCTTATCGTCATTGACACCAAAACCCGGGCGTTCCTGGCCGAGGTGGAAGCGGGGGTAAGACCCCACCCGGGCCGTGGCTCCAACTGGACCCACCCCACCTACGGGCCCGTCTGGGCCACAGGCAACATCGGCAGCCCCGAGGTGACGGTGGTGGGCGTGGATCCCGAGCAACACCCCCAATACGCCTGGAAGGTGGTGAAGCGAATCCAACTTCCCTACTCCGGCACCCTGTTCATCAAGGCCCACCCCAATAGCCCGTGGGTCATCGTGGACTTCCCCATGAGCCCAAGCCCCCAGGCTGCAGCCAGCCTTTGTGCCATAGACAAGCGCAAGCTGGAGGTGGTGAAGTGCTGGGAGGTGCCCGGAGCCCAGGAGCTTAAGGCCCGGATGGTGCACCCCGAGTTCAACAAGGGGGGAACGGAGATCTGGGTCTCTGCCTGGGGGGCCAAGGACACGCCCACCTTCATCGTGGTCTACGATGCCTTGACCCTTAAGGAGAAGGCCCGCATCACCGGGGACTGGGTGCGGACTCCTACGGGCAAGTTCAACGTCTACAACACCGCCTACGACATCTACTAGCGGGTTTGGGGGAGGGGAGACCCTCCCCCATGACCCGGGTCATGGACGCTTACCGTGCTTTCGGCAAAAGCTTGGAACGATGGAACACCCTGATTTTACCCAGTACCCCTACTTGGTCGCTTGGGAGGTGACCAACGCCTGCATGCTGGCGTGCCGGCACTGCCGGGCCTCGGCCATGCCCCACCCGCTTCCCGGCGAGCTTTCCACCCAAGAGGGCCTAAGGCTTTTGGAGGAGGTGGCCACCTACCGGCCCAAGCCCCTCCTCCTTCTTACCGGGGGGGATCCCCTGGCCCGAAGCGACCTCTTTCTCCTGGTGGAACGGGCCAGGGAGCTGGGGCTCAAGGTAGGGCTCACCCCTGCGGCCACCCCGCTCCTGAACCGAGAGATGGTTTTCCGGCTCAAGGAGGCGGGGGTTACCCGGCTCGCCCTTTCCTTGGACGGGGCGGCGCCGGAGACCCACGACGCCTTCCGGGGGGAGAGGGGGACCTTTGCCCGGACCCTCGAGGCCCTGGACTGGGCCAAGGAGGCGGGGCTTCCCACCCAGGTGAACACCACCGTGACCCGAGACAACTGGCCGGAAATCCAAGCCCTTCCCCCTCTTCTGGCGGAGAAGGGCGTGGTGCTTTGGAGCCTGTTCTTCTTGGTACCGGTGGGCCGGGGAGCGGTGCTTAGGCAACTTTCCGCCCGGCAGTTTGAGGAGGTCCTCCACTGGCTTTACGAGGTCTCCCAAACGTACCCCTTCCACGTGAAGACCACGGAGGCCCACCACTTCCGCCGGGTGGTCCTGCAAAGGCGGAAGGCGGAAGGAAGGCCGGACCGGGCCTTGGCCGCAGGGGAGAGCCTTTACCGGGAATATTTCCAAGATGGTATGGAGCATTCCCGCCTGGGGGTTACGGACGGCAACGGCTTCGTTTTC
Encoded proteins:
- a CDS encoding nitrite reductase, with amino-acid sequence MKKAMGLWGAVLVAALALAQAPGTLGPVERERASQIYFDRCAGCHGVLRKGATGPALEPRRMAERGLEYLKAVIFGGLPGGMPDWGRQGILSEKDTELVARFLLEEPPAPPIPSFEEVKKTWKVYVPPEKRPNRPLHNRNWQNFFGQVLRDTGQVAIVDGDKKELVTIVPTGFATHILRSSATGRYFMAIGRDGKASLIDLWMNPPQVVAEAKPCVDARSIESSKFKGYEDRYAVVGCYWPPAMVILDGLTLEPLKMVSTMSYVKGAGEFVQEARVAAIVASQHNPEWIVNLKESGQTWLVNYAELHKPGRPLPITMIDTERFLHDGGWALKRYFIVAANAVNKLIVIDTKTRAFLAEVEAGVRPHPGRGSNWTHPTYGPVWATGNIGSPEVTVVGVDPEQHPQYAWKVVKRIQLPYSGTLFIKAHPNSPWVIVDFPMSPSPQAAASLCAIDKRKLEVVKCWEVPGAQELKARMVHPEFNKGGTEIWVSAWGAKDTPTFIVVYDALTLKEKARITGDWVRTPTGKFNVYNTAYDIY
- a CDS encoding TIGR04053 family radical SAM/SPASM domain-containing protein, with protein sequence MEHPDFTQYPYLVAWEVTNACMLACRHCRASAMPHPLPGELSTQEGLRLLEEVATYRPKPLLLLTGGDPLARSDLFLLVERARELGLKVGLTPAATPLLNREMVFRLKEAGVTRLALSLDGAAPETHDAFRGERGTFARTLEALDWAKEAGLPTQVNTTVTRDNWPEIQALPPLLAEKGVVLWSLFFLVPVGRGAVLRQLSARQFEEVLHWLYEVSQTYPFHVKTTEAHHFRRVVLQRRKAEGRPDRALAAGESLYREYFQDGMEHSRLGVTDGNGFVFVSATGDVAPSGFLPVYAGNVREKRLLEIYRESPLFRQLRNKDLLKGKCGVCEYRYVCGGSRARAFAETGDYLGSDPRCVYVPPAWLAQVGKGFRWEGRQA